AAGAACCGCGTCTGCTGCCGTGGCGCACGATCGCCCAGAACGTCGAGATCGGGCTTCCCCGGGGGACCTCCCGGCGGGACGGTCGCGCTCGCGTCCGAGAGCTGCTCGCGCTCGTCGGACTCGAGCACGCCGCCGACCAGCATCCCAGCGAGGTGTCCGGCGGCATGGCGCAGCGTGCATCGCTCGCTCGCGCTCTGGCACGCAACCCCGGCGTGCTGCTGCTGGACGAGCCGTTCGGGGCGCTGGACGCGCTGACGCGCCTGCGCATGCACGACCTGCTCCTGAAGATCCACGCGGTGGAGCCGACCACCGTCCTCCTCGTCACCCACGACGTCGAGGAAGCCCTCTACCTCGCAGACAGGGTCTTGCTGCTGCGCACTCTCGCCGACGACACGGACGCGGAGGCGGCGTCGATCGCGCGCACCGTCGCCGTGCCCGGCATCCGCCCCCGCGACCGCGCCGACCGCGGCCCCGCCGACCTGCGTGCCGAGCTCCTCGAAGGACTCGGCGTCGACACCCACCACCGCACCGCCCTCGAGGAGACCCGATGAGCATCATCACCCGCCGTACCGCCCCTGCGTTCGCGATCGCCGGAGTGCTGATGCTTACCGCCACGGGCTGTGTCGCGGGAGAGAACGCCACCGCGTCCGACGACTCCGCCGCAGGCACCGCCTCAGGCGACTGGTCCGCCGACACGCTCTCCATCGATTTCGCGACGTACAACCCGCTCAGCCTCGTGATCCGCGATCAGGGCATCCTCGAGGAGATCCTCGGTGATGACGTCGAGGTCGAGTGGATCCAGTCCGCCGGATCCAACAAGGCCAACGAGCTGCTGCGCTCCGGCTCGATCGACGTCGGCTCCACCGCCGGATCCGCTGCGCTGTTCGCACGCTCGAACGGGTCGCCCATCCAGGTCATCGACATCTTCTCGCAGCCGGAGTGGTCAGCGATCGTCGTCGGTCCGGACAGCGACATCACCTCGGTCGAGGATCTCGCCGGCACCTCCATCGCGGCGACGAAGGGGACCGACCCGTACTTCTTCCTGCTCCAGGCGCTGGAGGAGGCCGGGCTGTCCGCCGACGACGTGGAGATCCAGAACCTCCAGCACGCCGACGGCCGCGCGGCCCTCGACGGGGGATCGGTCGATGCCTGGGCCGGCCTCGACCCGATCATGGCCGCGGCCGAGGTCGAGTCGGATGACCAGCTGATCTACCGCAACGTGGACTTCAACACCTACGGTTTCCTCAACGCCACAGAGGAGTTCATCGACGGCCACCCCGACCTCGCCCAGGCTGTCGTCGACGCGTACGAGCAGGCCCGCGAGTGGGCCCTCGAGAATCCCGAGGAGACCGCCGCACTGCTCGCGGAGGTCGCCGGCATCGACATCGAGGTCGCGACCACGGTGATCGAGGAGCGCTCCAACCTCGACGTGAGTGGCATCCCCGGCGATGCGCAGCTCGCGGTGCTGGAGAAGATCGCCCCCGTGCTCGTCGAGTCCGGCGACGTCGAGGGCGGGGAGGAGTCGGTGCAGAAGGCGCTCGACTCGATCATCGACGCGAGCTTCGCCGAGAAGGCGGTCGAGGACGAGTGAGTGAACTCGACCAGCGCGTGATCGTCCCGGCGGAGTCGCGGGATGCGCTCGACTTCGCTGCGGGACGCCATCGGCGTCCGGCAGCCGGTGCACGGCGCCAGGGGGGTCGAGTCGCGGTACGGATCCTCGCGGGGCTCCTGCTGCCCGCCCTCATCCTGATCGCCTGGCAGGTCGTGACGAGCATGGGACTGGTGCCCGCGTACCGTCTGCCGGCCCCGGCATCCGTGCTCACGGCGGGGGTCGAGCTCGCGGAGCGTGGTGAGCTCTGGACGCACGTCGCCATCTCGGTGCAGCGCGTCGTGCTCGGCTTCGCGATCGGCTCCCTGATCGGACTCGCGGTGGCCGGTGTCGTCGGTCTGTCGCGTCTCGGCGACGTGCTGCTGAGCCCGACGCTCGCCGCTGTCCGCGCCGTGCCCTCGCTCGCCTGGGTGCCCCTGCTCATCCTGTGGATGCAGATCGGCGAGGAGTCCAAGGTCACGCTGATCGCGATCGGCGCGTTCTTCCCGGTCTATACGACCGTCGCCTCAGCGCTGCGTCACGTGGACCCGCAGCTCGTCGAGGCCGGGAGGTCGTTCAGCCTGAGAGGGTGGTCGCTGTTCCGCACCGTGCAGCTGCCTGCCGTCGTGCCCTCGGTGGCCGCCGGGCTCCGGCTCGCGCTCGCACAGGCCTGGCTTTTCCTCGTCGCAGCGGAGCTCATCGCCGCGTCGATGGGTCTCGGCTTCCTGCTCACGGACTCGCAGAACAGCGGCCGCGTCGACAGGATCATCCTCTCGATCGTCCTCCTCGCGCTCCTGGGCACCCTCACCAACGGCGTGCTGGCGCTCGTCGAGAAGTACCTGTTGCGCCGATGGACGTGACGACGGAGGCGCGACTGCACGAGACGCGGACGTATGCCGCGCCCGCCGCGTTCGCCGCGCAGGCGAACGTGACAGAAGAGGCATACGCACGAGCCGCTGCCGATCCCGTCGCCTTCTGGGAGGCTGCAGCGGCGCGTCTCGACTGGGCACGCCCATGGCACACGGCGCACGAGTGGGATGCGCCGGTCGGTGACGCCGTCCCCGCCGCGCGCTGGTTCCTGGGCGGTCGTCTCAACGTTGCGGAGAACTGCGTCGATCGCCATGTCGCCGCAGGCCTCGGAAGCAAGGTCGCGCTGCACTTCGAGGGCGAGCCGGGAGACCGGGAGTCGGTCACCTACGCCGACCTGCAGCGTCGCGTCGCACGCGCCGCGAACGCCCTCACCGCTCTCGGCATCGAGGCGGGGGACCGCGTCGTGATCTACCTGCCTGTGCTGATCGAGACGGTGGTCGTCACCCTCGCCTGCGCCAGGATCGGTGCCGTGCATTCGCTGGTCTTCGGCGGGTTCTCGGCGGAAG
This genomic interval from Microbacterium hydrocarbonoxydans contains the following:
- a CDS encoding aliphatic sulfonate ABC transporter substrate-binding protein, whose amino-acid sequence is MSIITRRTAPAFAIAGVLMLTATGCVAGENATASDDSAAGTASGDWSADTLSIDFATYNPLSLVIRDQGILEEILGDDVEVEWIQSAGSNKANELLRSGSIDVGSTAGSAALFARSNGSPIQVIDIFSQPEWSAIVVGPDSDITSVEDLAGTSIAATKGTDPYFFLLQALEEAGLSADDVEIQNLQHADGRAALDGGSVDAWAGLDPIMAAAEVESDDQLIYRNVDFNTYGFLNATEEFIDGHPDLAQAVVDAYEQAREWALENPEETAALLAEVAGIDIEVATTVIEERSNLDVSGIPGDAQLAVLEKIAPVLVESGDVEGGEESVQKALDSIIDASFAEKAVEDE
- a CDS encoding ABC transporter permease, with product MSELDQRVIVPAESRDALDFAAGRHRRPAAGARRQGGRVAVRILAGLLLPALILIAWQVVTSMGLVPAYRLPAPASVLTAGVELAERGELWTHVAISVQRVVLGFAIGSLIGLAVAGVVGLSRLGDVLLSPTLAAVRAVPSLAWVPLLILWMQIGEESKVTLIAIGAFFPVYTTVASALRHVDPQLVEAGRSFSLRGWSLFRTVQLPAVVPSVAAGLRLALAQAWLFLVAAELIAASMGLGFLLTDSQNSGRVDRIILSIVLLALLGTLTNGVLALVEKYLLRRWT
- a CDS encoding ABC transporter ATP-binding protein, which codes for MTSLLTAANVDASRADVGTAQAVRLRGVERSFPRSRGSHDVLRGIELDVGAGEIVAIVGPSGCGKSTLLRLVGGLDAPTGGSIQIAGSSVADVDERTAVAFQEPRLLPWRTIAQNVEIGLPRGTSRRDGRARVRELLALVGLEHAADQHPSEVSGGMAQRASLARALARNPGVLLLDEPFGALDALTRLRMHDLLLKIHAVEPTTVLLVTHDVEEALYLADRVLLLRTLADDTDAEAASIARTVAVPGIRPRDRADRGPADLRAELLEGLGVDTHHRTALEETR